The following is a genomic window from Miscanthus floridulus cultivar M001 chromosome 14, ASM1932011v1, whole genome shotgun sequence.
TACtttaccatttgtaggggcggctgctgtgctggagcctgagcacgccactgtaggggctgcTCTAATGCCAGCCACCCATATAAAAAAAATCTCATTTGTATAAACTGTTTTTCGCATAGTGTGATGCAGGAGTTTAGTGGCCATTGGGGAAGCCAAGGTCTTCGCCCGCTCAACCATGGCGAAACTGAGGCACGGGAGGAAGTGGCGACGGTTCCTGGCCTTCCGCAGCAGGCAGGCCGCGCTGTTCGTCCCTCATATCGAGGCGAGACGCCGTCAGATGTCTGGATACCATGGGGGCGGCGACGGTGGCGACGTTCGACGACCTTACGTCGACTTGCTCATCGAGCACCGCTTCCCGGATGAAAACCACCCCCCGGCCAAGCGCACCCTCACGGAAGACGAGATGGTGAGCCTTATGGTGGAGCTCTTCGGTGTCGCGGAGGCGACGGTGACGGCTCTGGAGTGGACGCTCGCCCACCTCGTCAACCAGACGGAGGTCCAGGCGAAACAACGCCATGAGCTCGCTGGCGACCACGGTGGTGATAACGACggctccgtctccgtctccgacAAGAAGCCTACTGGCGGCTCCACGTACCTGCACGCCGTCGTGCTCGAATGCCTCCGGCTCTGCACCCGCCATATTCCCGCTGGTCATGCGCGAGGTCCGTTCCGAGGGCGCGGTGGTTGGCACAGCAACCGTAACACTGTACCAGCTGGCGGCATGCGGGTGCAGTTCATTCTAGCGGACATCGGGAAGGACAAGAAGCTCTGGACGGACCCCGACGAGTTCCGGCCGGAACGGTTCCTTCCCGGCGGCGAAGGAGAAGACGTGGACCTGGTACCCGCCGAGCTGAAGGAGATCAAGATGATGCCGTTCGGCGCGGGTCAGAAGGCGTGCCCTGGCGCTGCGATGGGCGCGCAGTTTATCAAAGCCTTCCTCGCCCCGCTGGTCCGCGAGTTCGAGTGGGCGGCGGCGCTGCCGGCGGTGGGGGAGGAAGGCAGTGGCGGCACTGCCGACGGTGGTGTTGACATGACGGAGCAGTATGGGTTCGTCACGGTGATGAAGTCGCCGCTCAGGGTGCACATCAGCCCATGCGCGTAACAAACGTACCACCACGCTTTGTTCAAAACATGGAACGGAAAAAAGGACGGATGGTTGAAGCAAAAGTGACGTACTGATGGTCGAAGCAAAAGCACGGTCAATATCACAGCTCTCAACATACATTTTATATAtgtattatattataaaaaaTGGATATCACTTGCCTACATATTTATCACTTGATCATAATACTATTAACTAATTAAGGCTTCGCGTACATTGGAACCATAATTTACAACTCTAGCATCATCTGTCGTCGTTGGTGAAAGCCCGCAAGCAATGTATCGGTACGTACcaataaaatgcataacttgtcGCAAATGATGTTCTGAGGGCGTCCGACCATCCGGAAGCTGTAGCGCGGACTATAGATGCCCATTCGGGCCgtgcggcccggcccggcccgggccCGTACTGGCACGGCCCGAAGGTCATCGGGCCAGCACGGCCCGCCAAGTGTATTAGGctgtgccgtgccggcccacggGCAGCACTGACGGCCTAAGCACGGCCCTAAAGGTCTCGTGCCGTGCCATGCCGGCCCGATGGCCCGATTGGCCCAGTGTACTCGTGCCAGCCCACGGCCTGACACCCCCGAGACTCAGAAAAACATGTTCAGCTCAGAATTTTTCACAGATTACAAGTAAAACAGGTTTCAACAAGTTCTCAGTTACATCTTTCAACAAGTTCTCGGTTATCTTTCAACAAGTAAACAcctttcacagatcacaagtaaCATGAATGTAAACATAAATAACTGATATATTAGCTGCTtagtgcaatggctgcctcattaaaaacctttctgggTAAAAACTCACACGTCGTGAGAAAACCTCAGAAAGGAAAAGAGTACAACCCACAGCTTTAATAAGTGTTCATAAGTTCATTAAGCCTTACAGTCGTctagaaagaaaaggaaaagagtacAAGCCCATAGGCCACAGCATTACACATTCTCATCATCAAGATACAAGTTCTCAAATGCCTCCACTAGCTccacaattctccatggtatgttgAGTCTTTGTATCTACTTGCTCCCAGTCCTTCACCAATGACAACATCTCCACCATGTCTGAAGTTAGACGCCATCGCCGTTCCTCGATGATCCTGCCAGTTAGACTAAATGCAGATTCTGAAGATATAGTAGAAACAGTCAAAACATCTCTAGCTAAGATGGAAAGAACATGATATGACAGTTTGTGCTCATGTCACCAGCTGAGGATATTGAAGTCGTCGTCATATTGGTTGATAGTGTCACTGTCAAGGTATGCAGCCAACTCAGAAGCATTCAGGTTAGCACCAGAGTGTGCTGCCTGCAGCAAAGCACATGCTGATAGCCTCCTAGTGAATGAAGATGCACCACCACCAAGTCCAGGAGGTAGACTAGCACCAGCACCAAGTCCAGCAGCAGCTAGACTGGCACTAGTACCAAGTCCAGGAGGTAGACTAGCACCAGCACCAAGTCTAGTAGCAGCTAGACTGGCACCAGTACCAAGTCCACCAGCTAGGCTGGCACCAGCACCAATTCCACCACCTGGAGTGCCACCAAAATTTTTCCCCCAAGCAGTCTTTCTCTTCCCTGAAGCAGGGCCTGGAACTATGGCCCTTTGCAATCTCACAGCACCAAACTTGCTGTCATACTTAGCAAAAGTATCAGATAGGTTAGCCCTAACAGTGGTTAAATATTCAGAATAGTTCTCATCCGTTAGGTTAGACATAATTTGGAGAACATTAGTGAATCCTCTTATCTTGGCTCTAGGATCCAAGATAAAAGCAAAGGAATAAAGCATTGGAATTGTAGACCAGTAGTCCTCAAACTTCTCTTTCATGGGGGCAACAACATTTCTCATGTCCCTGTCTCTTTCATAAGTAGTATTTAAATGTCCAACAATCTCAAGAACATGATGCATAATTAGTGGAGATGttggataataaacaccagacatCACAAGGAATAGGAGAAGTTTTTCAGCAGCTTTCCAGTCATTCTCTTTTAACAACGGCTGGCCATCAACCAAAGGATGGTTTGCAGTGATCCACACTAAAAAAGGGGCCCTATGTCCTATCAGATGCTTTAGCATCAGATAGGttgcattccatctaacatccatgtccAAGCCAAACCTACGAGGGCGGACACCTTTAGCAATGCAGAAATTTTTGTATGATGCAATGCACAGATTAGAGGAATTCATGAATGAAATTGCAGTTCTAAAAGCATGCAGCATGGGCTTGAAGACTTCTAGCCCAGCTTTAACAATTAagttaatgatatgacaagcacaacgcTGATGCAAAAACAGTTCACCAACATAACCAGACAATGCAGGAGCAAGAATCTCCATTGCTTTAGTGTTTGCAGAAGCATTGTCTAATGTAATGGAGAAAACCTTATCAGTTAAGCCATATTCATCAATACAACTAAGCACACGTTCAGCAATGTTCTCATGATTGTGTGACACATCAATCAACCTTAGACCCAAAATCCTCTTCTCTAATTGCCAGTAAGAGTTAACATAGTGAGCAACAATACTTAAGTAGTCTTCTTTAGTATTACCAGACCATATATCAGATGTCAAAGCAACAGAACTAACAGACTTCAAAGATTCAAGGAGTTTGCTACGACGTTCATTAAAGTACTTAATAAAGTCTCTGGTGGTGGTTTGCCGAGAGACAGgaacaaacctagggttatgagcaagtTTAATGTACTCCTCAAAAGCAgcagattcaccaaaacaaacTGGAAGATCCTCTCTAGCAATCAACCTGTACAACTGTGTTCTAGCAACCTCAGGGCTATATTCCTTGTGATGGATAGAACCATCAGGATTAAACCTAAGCAGGGACTGAGACATGGCATTACTACCAAGCTTTCTCGGTTTGCATGATTTGATATGCCTAATCAAATGACCAGTACCAGCACTAGAATGAGTAGTCAAAGTTTTTTTGCAGTAATTGCACTTAGCATTGACTCTAACTTGAGATCCATTGCGGAGCTCAAACAACTCCTCAAAATCCTCCCATACCTCAGACTTGGTGCGTTTGTTGCTGGCGCTAGAGCCGAATGGTGCAGCGCCAGGAGCAGCGTCGTGCTCAGGAGCAGCTCCAAGAGCAGCGCCGTGCTCAGACTACGGCGGCTCATCTACGCCAACCTCGATTGGAGTGGCTGCAGTGCCGAACAGCTCCGCGCGCCCATCCTCCAAGTCGTCTTCGTCATCACCTCGAAGCCCCATCATCCTCAACTCATAATTGGTGGAGGTGGAATCATCGCCATCGGCCATCGTGGGCACTCCGATCCCTCAACGGTGGCTACCGCAGCTTAGCAAGAAGCCTGCGGCATGCAAAACAATAGAAGTTAGAACAAGCTACacaaagttagggttagggttaggagtgTGGCTTACCTGCTCAACCAGAGCACCGAAGTTGCTGTTGAAGATCGAGATCCACAGATCTACGAGAAGAGGATGGAGAGACTAGGTTTTGGGGGATGGATCTGATGAAGAGAAGGACGGTGGAGGGAGCAAGACGGGGAAGAGACGGTCAGAGGGGAGAGAAGAGGCTATAGATGGCCAAAATGGGACCGGATCCGGCGAGTGGTGACCTAAGATGAAGACGAAGATGGAGGAAGCAGGAAGGATGCGTGGTGCAGACAAGCGAGAGGAGTCGTCGATGCACCTTCGATGGCCACAGTCATAGATTCGGCAAGGAAGCAACCTCAAATGAGCCAAGAGAAGCTCGCCGACGCTCGGTGATGGTTGGAGGCGAGCGGCAGTGGCGCTCCCTTTCTCTGCTCTGGCGCTAGGCGAGCGAGCGAGGCGGCGACCGGCGGAGTGAAATGAGGATTAGGGTTTGGGATGGACCAATGGAGAGAG
Proteins encoded in this region:
- the LOC136502931 gene encoding cytochrome P450 89A9-like, with amino-acid sequence MAKLRHGRKWRRFLAFRSRQAALFVPHIEARRRQMSGYHGGGDGGDVRRPYVDLLIEHRFPDENHPPAKRTLTEDEMVSLMVELFGVAEATVTALEWTLAHLVNQTEVQAKQRHELAGDHGGDNDGSVSVSDKKPTGGSTYLHAVVLECLRLCTRHIPAGHARGPFRGRGGWHSNRNTVPAGGMRVQFILADIGKDKKLWTDPDEFRPERFLPGGEGEDVDLVPAELKEIKMMPFGAGQKACPGAAMGAQFIKAFLAPLVREFEWAAALPAVGEEGSGGTADGGVDMTEQYGFVTVMKSPLRVHISPCA